The Puntigrus tetrazona isolate hp1 chromosome 13, ASM1883169v1, whole genome shotgun sequence genome contains the following window.
aatatttgttaatactTGGAAAGATCAATTGTAATTACTAGCAATTTTGAATAATCAAATATAGTTTCTAcaccaattttttttgtgtgcacatAATTGTAACGTCTAATGAAAAACCCGTAATAACTTTACAATCAACCTAAATGAATTTTCTTGGCTTACATCAGATAAAAATAGCTCACGAAGGGTACACTTTTTACATGTCTTCAAGATCTCTCCTGCCCTTCAGTTTTCTTAAACAGACACGCGTCCCATTCAAGCTATTCCCTGTGAAGCGAAAGCCACGTGTGATGTTTATTATGAATGACTGGCATCTGTCATGCGGCCGTGCATCGGGGGCCTAAAGGTCGACTCCTGTCACTGCGATGGTCTTCAACCAGCAAGACATCCGAGCCGCTCTGCCGCTCACGCTCAGTCACGTTCACCAGAGACAGATGAATCATTTCCACATCAAATGCTGATTGTCCTTCATTGTTGCGATCCACTAGCGTAAATGCCCTCCCCCGTAGCATGTGTGAATTAGCATAAAATGTTTAGCAGGATGTATAGAGATTAATATGTTGGATGGATAAATCTGCGAAGGTCGTTTTTTGTGCACGATAACTAAAACGATTATGTTTCTCTGAGGACGCAGTGCTCTGCTCTCGCAAAGAAAGGCaaatcttgctttttttttttggacctgAACGAGGTTAGCGTGCTAGCGTTCAAAAGTTAGCGCTCAGGAAGACTGTTCAGTTCAAGTGTCCTGGAAAGAGCTTCCACTTAAAAACAAACCGACTGTTTTAAAGatgactaataaaaatgtttcctgtgcaaaaaaatctgtgtgatttctgaaaatgaagagtggagtaatgatgcggaaaattcagcttcacggggaataaattacattttggacTATTCagatagaaaatagaaatgttaaattcgaataatatttttttatgcatttttgagcAGGCTTGGTGTGCATAAGAGACTTGATTGAACCATCGAGAACGAACCCTGAACCGcaaaaaccagtcataagggtcagaTTTGTGAAatagctttccattgatgtatggtttgttgggatataacaatatttggctgagatctAGCTGAAAGGtgcacaaaaatctaaatattgataaaatcgcctttaaagttgtccaaatgaagtccttagcaatgcatataactaatcaaaaaatacgtttttgatatatttgctGTAGGaaatgatctttacttaatatcctaatgatttttggcatgaaagaaagctctattgctacaaatataccccagcgacttaaCACTGGTTTTacggtccagggtcacatatacgCTCTCACTAAAATGTCacccgtatatatatatatatatatacatatatctctgtatttgttgatttattgaATGACGCTGTAGTATTCTTTGAATTCTCTGGGCACCAAAATCGAGGAGGCCTGTGGAAAGAgtgcaacacacaaacacactcgctCACTAATGCTCAAAACAAGTGGTTCCTGGCCAGCCATTTCTACGCTGAATCACTTTAAGTGGTAATGCACCCATTATCAGAGCAGAGCTGGTCAGTGTagagtctatctatctatttttacCTGCTGTGGTCAGCAGGCCCATTTAGCCATCCGGTAATGAGAGCTAATGAGCTGCTCCTCTCCACACGGCCCCGGACAAATCACATAGCATCTGATTTGCACCACAACAATTCGATAGCTGAAGATTAAGCCCGGTCGCCGGAGACTTAATCTTTCCATCGTACCTGCCGATCAACGAGATCAGATCGAGAAAAGACcccacaaaaatgtatatggGTCTAGTCGTCGTATTTGTCAAAGGTGACACTGCtgcgttttattttaaataaactttaaataaccAGCGCCATTAAAACTTTATTGAAAACCCATTGCACTCAATAGTCTGCATGCCTTCTGTTGTCAGACctttttagcaaaaataaaataattttttttagcgaGGAAAAGACGTGTTGctggaaattaataaataaataaaaaataaaataaatacatttatattgttagtaaTATTTCCAGATTTACTGGAAGGAAGAAACTTGGGTTtaattatccatttatttatttttttaaaacagaggtttgttcataaaataaagcatttaaatataattatataaggCGTATAATTAGAAGACAGAATTAGTGacagaatttcatttaaatttttggccATATATAATCAGCATCTgcaacagatttttatttattttattttatttatattattttttatttattaatttttgctcagtttgggtctctgaatgaatgtttttccattttgagaTCCATATTCTGCACTATATGAGCCCTAAATGCCTGATGCATTGCATATTATACAAGACATAAgacacattttatgcatttcaaaaaatatttttctgatgattattttattatgtcgGACTTGGAAAAGTcatgtttcttaaaataaaacaatgtaataatgtcattattagcactatatatatatatatgtggcacattatgcaaacaagtTTTGGTGCATGAGTGATTTTCGATTAGTCATCTCTGTTTTTGCATCTCCTCCTACTTAGTGCCGTAATGATATAAATCCAACGTGACAAATTAAGAGCAGACAAAAAAATGTCCAGCGAATATTTTCTCTGATTGTTTGTTATTGTTCCATTCAGCTTCATTTCTAGCATTTCCAGGAAGACGGGATGTGCAGCTGCCACAACGATTACAAACGACAGGCTAAAACAACACATGCATTAAAAGAAGCACAGccacagaaaaacacatgacAGCCTCTTCAGTTACCTCAGCCAAGTAGAGCACTTCAGCACCAACAACCAGCCAAACCAATCAAAACAGTCACTCACTGACCATAACCTAGATTCTTAACTATTAAGCTTCAAACATCCTATTAACTCCTTCATCTCCAAACAAAAAAGACTAGGTAATTCAGTAGTTCAGATCCTGCCTTGAAATCACTTTCACTGTTCTTACcacaatgaatgaaaaaaaaataaaataaaaataaattatctatatatattatatatatatataatatttttgtttgttttgtttttcatttataacgATGATTTATATCATtatcaaaaataactaaaaatatttctttaatatttttttaaaaccaatttttttttatatttataatgaatgtatttcttaaacataatttacctttatttgtttaaatattttccttttaaaattaaactttacaacctaaaataatgaaaatgatctacgtcatttaatttctaaatataaaaagtgttttatttaaaattgtgctCTATgtctttacaaaataatatacctAAAAATatcgttttaaaaatatttttttattgaattagtTGTTTTCAACAACCCCTcagctttttgtaaaaaaaaaaaaaattgtaaaaagctttgtattttcaataataactagaaataatatatttttacatcataATGCAACCttaataaaagttataaatgGCTTGCGGTTTATCatgcatataataaacaaacataatattTCGTGACAACACATCATTGCTGGCTGATCACAGGCTTGCACCGGACCGTCCTTATTTTCGAGCCTAGACCGTCCAGCCGTCTCTTTAAGATATTTATATCGGTTATAGTTTAATTGGTACGAAACAAACTATTTTTCCAGGCCAGAGGactcaaaacaaatgcaatttgaCAGACAAGCCTAATTTTGGCAACCAGAGTCCCATCTCCGTGCATGCCGTCTTATATAACGCCTTCTCTGGCATTCCACATCCTCTTGACATTTATGATTCAAATATCCACAGCTGCCTTCAACACGTAGTAGACACGCTTAGTCACAGGCCGGCTAATACGGCTAATGACCGTTTCCTTCGGACGTTCTCAAAATAAGGGACTAATGCTTACGAAATGAGACCTTCGGCTGGGAATTACAGGAATGAGTGACGTCAATCACACGCCTTCATTTGATTCGATGGAGTCATTTCAATCgactctgtatgtgtgtgttttcacattGCATCATAACCGCGTCACACTGCCTTGACAGTCCATCTGCCGAATTTTTCTGAAATCTTTTGTGTCTTCATGTGCATTTTCACGGAAACAAACGGCGGTCGTAAGTCAAAGCAGCGCGACCGAGAACGTTCCTCAAAAGGAAACGGGCAGGAACTACGGCTTTGCGACACCGAAATCGAGCGCAGTCAGGAATGTAATGGCtcttcaactttttattttacttcgaGTGGCAAAAATAAAGTTTCCAATGCCCCGCCCCTCCCGCAAACCCGTCCCTCTAGATCCAGGATTTCAGACAGAAGCAACACAAATAAGTCTTACAAAATAATCCATTTACAGAATGCACGTAAATAGTGTTACATCATCACTCGAGATCCAATCGGCAGTCTTCAGGTCCCAACATTCTCTTACTGTACCAGTCCGGGGCTtgtttcaatgcatttattgatcTACAATTTACAGGAAACATGTCAAAGCAAACCGGGTTTCCGAGGCCAAAGCACACTATGTACATCTTCAGGCTGACATCTCTCATCCAAGTTTATTTTCTATGTACAGTGCAAACATTTACGCCATAGGTAAccacatttttcttgtttttagtaGTATGCTGCTGATGTCCTATACTAGACGGTGTAAATGGAAAACCTATGATGGTCTCGGAGAGTAGATTTCTTGCCTTCCGGGCCGACCTCAGAGGGGCTGGAAGAGAAAAGATCAGCACCGATCAACACGAGCTTTAGGTTGCGAGCGCTTTTTATTGGTACAAAGCCTTATGCGCGTCTCCGCTCAACGCACCAGTGGTATATGATTGAGAAGTCGGTCTACGGTGACGTCATCGTAGCTCTCCCGATACGTGGTCTCCCCTCCGGCCGACTCCTCCTGCATGCTGGGAGGGTCTTCTTGACTGAAGGGATCGGAACATACGATTAAAATCTTTGTTTCTGGGTATTTCCGCACCTTCGACTGaaagatttaaagaaacaaCGTGCTGGGGCTTTGTACCTTCTCTTTCCTGTGAGAACCGAGTTGAGATATTTCTTCACCGCCATCTGCTTGCGAAAGCGGCTGTAGTTGTCTGTGAATATTGCGTCTGAATGACGCTTCATCGGCGCCTGGTCTTCCATCAGATCATCGCTAGAATCGCAGACGGAAACACATGCTTTATGTTTCGCGTTCGTGCATTCGGCGGACACGTTTAATCAGAACTTGTAACGGTTAACTGCTTGGGAAACAGATGAATGGAACAtttatgcaatgcaaaaaagACATTATATTTAACCATAATTTAAACTTTATGATACTTGAGATTACTAACTAATACCAATAAttcacttttacttttattaatttagcagacaAAACATTATAGGGTTGtatatggattaaaaaaaaactattatagaATGTCCTATGTTctagaattataattttatagaatgcttctaatatatatatatatatatatatatatatatatatatatatatatatatatatatattataaaatatatataattttctgaaCTCTAGTTTCTTTATTTATCTGCAATCCAGTAATATAGATGTAATATCGTGCCACTTAGCAGACAAAAAAATGTCCCTTGTATCTGCAATTTAATTATATGATTATTCAGTGATTATGAACGATCACCTAAACATAAATCCAGCTGCACAAATTCAGTGAAGCACCTTAAGCTGGTTTCAGCAGGGCTATGGATCACTACCAGAATTCATCTGCATTAAAAAAGATCCATGTACCTGACCCGCTTTCCGATCAATGACTCCAGGTACCGTCTGGCAGATAACTGTCCTAGAAGTTTACTGTATCCGCTTGTGAAGAGCCCGTCTGCGTGTCTGGTATCtctgcacacagacacagaatcAACAGCACAATGAGTAACCCTACTCCAAATCAGTTACTCCAATGTCAAAGACGTAGTTTACTTCAGTTGACTTCAACTGCTTGGTttagttagcttttttttttgttgcaatgtctacactctctctttcacacacacacacacacacacacacacacgctacaaTGGCAAAGCTACAATAGTTTCTGTCAAGAACatactttaaaagctttttaagcTGTATTGAGATCTATATGAATTCATTAAGATTCTATTTATTAAGTATAGAACGGTTACCATGGAAAATTTAGCACGTTCGTTTAAGAGCAAACCAAcgattaattatgaattatgttttaatgatatCTAACGTTGTAATTTTCTTAAATGTGTAAAGAGGCAACAAAATAAcctttcattgtgtttctgtgtggtttttattattattttttttttatctgagaCTATTAACCTGTGCGCGCGCACCGCTCCGATGGCGCGAATAAAGCGCGCGCGCATtccgataaaaaaaaaatgcttcgaAACATCATAAAAAGGTTAAGAATGAAGTTTTATAAGCGCGGTTTAAAGGAGTTGAATTCCTACCTCATTGAGGCGAAGGGTAAACTTAAGGTCCGGGCGTATAAAACACTGGAGAGAGTTATGAAGAGCAAAAGCTGAGAGCCGTTCCTCACGAGCATTGCTTTACACCTGTTCATACACGAATAAGCCGCGTTACACACTTAATAAAACACCAGACGtgcttgcattttaaaacactgtattaAAGACACTTCAGTGCATGCAAAATTAAGTTCAAACATGCAATCTGTCCTTGCCGTTTGtataaaatgattctttagacttcgattaaaacaattaaaaaatcgTTTCCTATAAAATGTCCTATTTAGCCGCAAGGCTGCGTATAAATATACTACAATATTGTTTCATTGTGAACAGCTTATGTGGGCTAAATGACGTGCTGCATGTTGCGAAAAACAACCGGTCTAAATGAACATGCACGCGCAATAAAAAGTGTTCAAGTGagtgaataaaatgaaaggAACTCACATGTGCTATAGAGATGTGATCCGCGCGCTGATCGGGGTCCTGAAACACCTCCAGTCAAACCTCCCAAAGTGACCAGGtgcttggtttgtttttttttaagttcctTTGCGCGGTCTTGCGTCTCTTTGAATAGTCTCACCCCTCGCCTCGTTTTATATGTCTGAATACTTTCCATCAGACAGGAAGACAATCAGCTTTGATTTGCGTTAATACGTCACGAAGAAAGTCCCATTGGGATGGATGTGTTCGTCATTGGTCGGCAggcacacttcacacacacacacacacacacacacacacacacacacacacacacacacagcgcacacacacgcacgcacacacacacacactggtggAATTAAGTTTGTGATTGCTCAGAATGTTTTGTGTCATTCCTGGTGATTCATTCTTTGGATATTTGT
Protein-coding sequences here:
- the LOC122356218 gene encoding VIP peptides; translated protein: MCKAMLVRNGSQLLLFITLSSVLYARTLSLPFASMRDTRHADGLFTSGYSKLLGQLSARRYLESLIGKRVSDDLMEDQAPMKRHSDAIFTDNYSRFRKQMAVKKYLNSVLTGKRSQEDPPSMQEESAGGETTYRESYDDVTVDRLLNHIPLPL